In Paraburkholderia caballeronis, the following proteins share a genomic window:
- a CDS encoding N-acyl homoserine lactonase family protein: MESPIENYRIYAIKYAHFERRSGDNFIGGDSHDVPMPLDYFVWAVVGESRTFLVDTGFDQPMADKRGRTITTPVEHGLAKLGIRADAVEDIVITHMHYDHAGNAALFPRARYHLQDREMAYCTGRCMCHHALSHPFEPEDVKSMVGRLFAGRVQFHDGASELAPGLSVHWVGGHTNGLQVVRVHTARGWVVLASDASHFYANMQDHRPFPVVYNVGDMIEGYETAHRLASSPDHVIPGHDPAVLTRYPAHDAETEGWIVRLDLEPRAAEQ, translated from the coding sequence ATGGAATCACCGATCGAGAACTACCGTATCTACGCGATCAAGTACGCGCATTTCGAACGCCGCTCCGGCGACAACTTCATCGGCGGCGATTCCCACGACGTGCCGATGCCGCTCGACTATTTCGTGTGGGCGGTGGTCGGTGAATCGCGGACGTTCCTCGTCGATACCGGCTTCGACCAGCCGATGGCCGACAAGCGCGGCCGCACGATCACGACCCCGGTCGAGCACGGCCTGGCGAAGCTCGGCATTCGCGCCGACGCGGTCGAGGACATCGTCATCACGCACATGCACTACGACCACGCGGGCAATGCCGCGCTGTTTCCGCGCGCGCGCTACCACCTGCAGGACCGGGAGATGGCGTACTGCACGGGCCGCTGCATGTGTCACCACGCGCTTAGCCATCCGTTCGAGCCGGAGGACGTGAAGTCGATGGTCGGGCGGCTGTTCGCCGGCCGCGTGCAGTTCCACGACGGCGCGTCGGAACTTGCGCCGGGCCTGAGCGTGCACTGGGTCGGCGGCCACACGAACGGCCTGCAGGTCGTGCGCGTGCACACGGCGCGCGGCTGGGTCGTGCTCGCCTCCGACGCGTCGCACTTCTACGCGAACATGCAGGACCACCGGCCGTTTCCGGTCGTCTACAACGTCGGCGACATGATCGAGGGTTACGAGACCGCGCACCGCCTCGCCAGTTCGCCGGACCACGTGATTCCGGGCCACGATCCCGCGGTGCTCACGCGTTATCCCGCGCACGACGCCGAGACCGAAGGCTGGATCGTGCGGCTCGATCTCGAACCCCGCGCGGCGGAGCAATAA
- a CDS encoding MmgE/PrpD family protein — protein MRPSHEGAVTRALAGFVGALRWSDIPPDVRHEAKRSLVNYFAVALAGAHDPTIEKAVGVYGRFRANERATIVGRNERMDMLNAAALNAMSANVFDFDDTHIPTIIHPTAPIAAALFALAECRPMTGEALLLAFVAGVEVACRIGNAVSPEHYQRGWHITSTCCVFGAAAAVAHALGLDATRTAWALGHASGQAGGLVETLGTMSKSVSVGNAARNGLLSALLADEGLAGPDAPLEGARGFLKVVCTQPDTSRITEGLGREWALLSNTYKPYPCGVVLNPVIDACLDLRRDARWTLDDIESVELLGHPLLRERTDRPGVRTGRESQVSAQHAVAVTLARGKAGLAEFSDAAVAEPALRAFGSRLRFIDDPSWPVEAAQVTLALRSGERIAHRVLAARGSLAAPLADVELVDKLRQLAAFGGSGVAPQPVADLLWKLDTAPDAAAPMRAAHAAR, from the coding sequence ATGCGGCCGTCGCACGAAGGCGCGGTGACGCGCGCGCTGGCCGGTTTCGTCGGCGCGTTGCGGTGGTCCGATATTCCGCCCGACGTGCGCCACGAAGCGAAACGCTCGCTCGTCAACTACTTCGCGGTGGCGCTCGCGGGCGCGCACGATCCGACGATCGAAAAAGCAGTCGGCGTGTACGGGCGTTTTCGCGCGAACGAACGCGCGACGATCGTCGGCCGCAACGAGCGGATGGACATGCTGAACGCGGCCGCGCTGAACGCGATGAGCGCGAACGTGTTCGACTTCGACGACACGCACATCCCGACCATCATCCACCCGACCGCGCCGATCGCCGCCGCGCTGTTCGCGCTCGCGGAGTGCCGGCCGATGACCGGCGAGGCGCTGCTGCTCGCGTTCGTCGCGGGCGTCGAGGTCGCATGCCGGATCGGCAACGCGGTGTCGCCGGAGCACTATCAGCGCGGCTGGCACATCACGTCGACGTGCTGCGTGTTCGGCGCGGCGGCGGCCGTCGCGCACGCGCTCGGGCTCGATGCGACGCGGACCGCATGGGCGCTCGGTCATGCGTCGGGGCAGGCGGGCGGCCTCGTCGAAACGCTCGGCACGATGTCGAAGAGCGTCAGCGTCGGCAACGCGGCGCGCAACGGGCTGCTGTCCGCGCTGCTCGCGGACGAAGGGCTCGCCGGACCGGATGCGCCGCTCGAAGGCGCGCGCGGTTTTCTGAAGGTGGTCTGCACGCAGCCGGACACGAGCCGCATTACCGAAGGGCTCGGGCGCGAATGGGCGCTGCTGTCGAACACGTACAAGCCGTATCCGTGCGGCGTGGTGCTCAATCCGGTGATCGACGCGTGCCTCGACCTGCGCCGCGACGCGCGCTGGACGCTGGACGACATCGAGTCCGTCGAGCTGCTCGGCCATCCGCTGCTGCGCGAGCGCACCGACCGTCCCGGCGTGCGCACCGGCCGCGAATCGCAGGTCAGCGCGCAGCATGCGGTCGCGGTGACGCTTGCGCGCGGCAAGGCCGGGCTCGCGGAATTCAGCGACGCCGCGGTGGCCGAACCGGCGTTGCGCGCGTTCGGCAGCCGGCTGCGCTTCATCGACGATCCGTCGTGGCCGGTCGAGGCCGCGCAGGTGACGCTGGCGCTGCGCTCCGGCGAGCGCATCGCGCATCGGGTGCTGGCCGCGCGCGGCAGCCTCGCCGCGCCGCTTGCTGACGTGGAACTCGTGGACAAGCTCCGGCAACTGGCCGCGTTCGGCGGCTCCGGCGTCGCGCCGCAGCCGGTCGCGGACCTGCTCTGGAAGCTCGACACCGCGCCCGATGCGGCCGCGCCGATGCGCGCGGCGCACGCGGCCCGCTGA
- a CDS encoding copper-transporting P-type ATPase, which translates to MPHSHPASHGSAAHGTGIDGTAAHPASTGTSNDADPRRAGVIYTCPMHPQIRAFAPGACPICGMALEPLAPAATVERNVELESMTRRFWVGLALSAPLLFITMGGMILPFDVGAALDGLFPAAPPWSGASWSACIQAVLATPVVLWGGWPFLVRGAKSFVTRQLNMFSLVALGIAAAYLFSAFALLFPAALPDAFRHGHELPLYFEAAAVIVTLVLLGQVLELRARSRTSDAIRDLLRLAPHTAIRVRPDGSEDEVPLDSVAVGDTLRVKPGSKVPVDGIVVDGRSSVDESMITGEPIPAEKIAGSPVTGATVNQTGTFLMRAEKVGADTLLARIVQMVAEAGRSRAPIQKLADRVSGWFVLAVIGIAVIAFAAWAVAGPAPALANALVVAISVLIIACPCALGLATPVSIIVGVGRGAQAGVLIKDAEALELMEKVDTVVVDKTGTLTLGRPRVQKVVALQAGQEPAIVGLAASLEGASEHPLAQAITSHAKEMGAAVAPVERFDSVPGQGVTGAIGGRAVSLGNARMMAGIGVDCAPVERAADELRAAGQTVMYVAIDGALAGYIGVADPVKDTTPDAVRQLKASGVRIVMLTGDNAVTAHAVAQALALDGVEAGVLPEDKYRHVLALQKQGRVVAMAGDGVNDAPALAQANVGIAMGTGTDVAMNSARIVLVKGDLRGIARARALSVATMTNIRQNLFFAFAYNAIGIPVAAGVLYPWLGVLLSPVIASAAMALSSVSVIGNALRLRTVRT; encoded by the coding sequence ATGCCTCACTCCCATCCCGCCTCGCACGGCAGCGCCGCCCACGGAACAGGCATCGACGGAACGGCGGCGCATCCCGCTTCAACGGGTACGTCGAACGACGCGGACCCGCGCCGCGCCGGCGTGATCTACACCTGTCCGATGCATCCGCAGATACGCGCGTTTGCGCCCGGCGCATGCCCGATCTGCGGGATGGCGCTGGAACCGCTCGCGCCGGCGGCGACCGTGGAGCGCAACGTCGAACTGGAGTCGATGACCCGGCGCTTCTGGGTCGGGCTTGCGTTGTCGGCGCCGCTGCTGTTCATCACGATGGGCGGGATGATCCTGCCGTTCGACGTCGGCGCGGCGCTGGACGGCCTGTTCCCCGCCGCGCCGCCGTGGAGCGGCGCGTCGTGGTCCGCCTGCATTCAGGCCGTGCTCGCGACGCCGGTCGTGCTGTGGGGCGGCTGGCCGTTCCTCGTGCGCGGCGCGAAGTCGTTCGTCACGCGGCAACTGAACATGTTCAGCCTCGTCGCGCTCGGCATCGCGGCCGCGTATCTGTTCAGTGCGTTCGCGCTGTTGTTCCCCGCCGCGCTGCCCGACGCGTTCCGGCACGGTCACGAACTGCCGCTGTACTTCGAGGCCGCGGCGGTGATCGTGACGCTGGTGCTGCTCGGCCAGGTGCTGGAGCTGCGCGCGCGCTCGCGCACGTCGGATGCGATCCGCGACCTGCTGCGGCTCGCGCCGCATACGGCGATCCGCGTGCGGCCGGACGGCAGCGAGGACGAAGTGCCGCTCGACTCGGTTGCGGTCGGCGACACGCTGCGCGTGAAGCCGGGGTCGAAGGTGCCGGTCGATGGAATCGTCGTCGACGGGCGCTCCAGCGTGGACGAGTCGATGATTACCGGCGAGCCGATCCCGGCGGAAAAGATCGCCGGCAGCCCGGTGACCGGCGCGACGGTGAACCAGACCGGCACGTTCCTGATGCGCGCGGAAAAGGTCGGCGCGGACACGCTGCTCGCGCGCATCGTGCAGATGGTCGCGGAAGCGGGCCGTTCGCGCGCGCCGATCCAGAAGCTGGCCGACCGGGTGTCCGGCTGGTTCGTGCTCGCGGTCATCGGAATCGCGGTGATCGCGTTCGCCGCGTGGGCCGTCGCCGGTCCCGCGCCGGCGCTCGCGAACGCGCTGGTCGTCGCGATCAGCGTGCTCATCATCGCGTGTCCGTGCGCGCTCGGGCTCGCGACGCCGGTGTCGATCATCGTCGGCGTCGGGCGCGGCGCGCAGGCCGGCGTGCTGATCAAGGACGCCGAGGCGCTCGAACTGATGGAGAAGGTCGATACGGTCGTCGTCGACAAGACCGGCACGCTGACGCTCGGCCGGCCGCGCGTGCAGAAGGTCGTCGCGTTGCAGGCCGGCCAGGAGCCGGCGATCGTCGGCCTCGCCGCGAGCCTCGAAGGCGCGAGCGAGCATCCGCTCGCGCAGGCGATCACCAGTCATGCGAAGGAAATGGGCGCGGCCGTTGCGCCGGTCGAACGGTTCGACTCCGTGCCGGGCCAGGGCGTGACCGGCGCGATCGGCGGCCGGGCGGTGTCGCTCGGCAACGCGCGGATGATGGCCGGCATCGGGGTCGATTGCGCGCCGGTGGAGCGCGCGGCGGACGAACTGCGCGCGGCGGGGCAGACGGTCATGTACGTCGCGATCGACGGCGCGCTGGCGGGCTACATCGGCGTCGCGGACCCGGTGAAGGACACGACGCCCGACGCGGTGCGCCAGTTGAAGGCGTCCGGCGTGCGCATCGTGATGCTGACCGGCGACAACGCGGTGACCGCGCACGCGGTTGCGCAGGCGCTGGCGCTCGACGGCGTCGAGGCGGGCGTGCTGCCCGAGGACAAGTACCGGCACGTGCTGGCGTTGCAGAAGCAGGGGCGCGTGGTCGCGATGGCCGGCGACGGCGTGAACGACGCGCCCGCGCTCGCGCAGGCCAACGTCGGAATCGCGATGGGCACCGGCACCGACGTCGCGATGAACAGCGCGCGGATCGTGCTCGTGAAGGGCGACCTGCGCGGCATCGCGCGGGCGCGCGCGCTCAGCGTGGCGACGATGACGAACATCCGGCAGAACCTGTTCTTCGCGTTCGCGTACAACGCGATCGGGATACCGGTGGCGGCCGGCGTGCTGTATCCATGGCTCGGCGTCCTGCTCAGTCCGGTCATCGCGAGCGCCGCGATGGCGCTCAGTTCGGTGTCGGTGATCGGCAACGCGCTGCGGTTGCGGACCGTGAGGACGTGA
- a CDS encoding 2-oxoglutarate dehydrogenase E1 component yields MSDLYPEHVAVPGFSFESFTQQPSAVDTTASPMQIARFVEAYRRHGYRVARLDPLGLAPLPVVPELAPRFHGLDSAQLRMPDQAFPAAVTVAELERQLRRVYCGAIGLDCGGIRSEARRRWLFARMEADLFAPPPTLAQRGALLRRLAAAEMWEEHVADRFPHAKRFSLEGCESLIPLLDAAIHEAARRGLHRVFLGMPHRGRLNALVNVMDFPAAKMLACLDPESDEAAALTDLPYHLGGTARTHTPHGDVSVVLAHNPSHLQSVYPVVTGMARAWQDEHPDAGCVPVVVHGDAAFAGQGIVAETLNMTRRPGYTPGGTIHVIVNNQIGFTTPNPMDVCQHAYCTDIARSVDAPVIHVNADHPEDVVRAVAIAFDYRAVHGSDIVIDLLGYRRLGHSEHDIPAVTQPLLQAAIAAHPRVTERYHKAIDALVPLAQVRSAVLREMLERPAGDSAFPVAGIDWPASKPAGQPLSLARLEALTAALTRVPANFELHAFVRDVLAKWQSAVADADHPVDWCQAESLAYATLLEEGHGVRISGMDVGRGTFMHRHAVWHAQSARDGDADHHVPLKHVAERQGAFDIVNSPLTEEAVLGFEYGYSVSSKRRLTIWEAQFGDFVNGAQVFIDQYLAPGEYKWGYQSGLTVLLPHGHEGVGPEHSNGFLGRFLQLCADDNLRVAVPSTSAQWFYLLREQALSAQPKPLVVMSPKSQLYGNGASHSPLHELAGGAFAPVLGDADAPARAVTRAVLCSGKLYYELLKARNDAHDETIALIRVEQLYPFPHDALERALARYPNLAEVVWAQEEDANQGAWRSVRDALESVVADGLRLTSVCRTATPSGAHASVRTHRDEQRRIVGQALGL; encoded by the coding sequence ATGTCCGACCTCTACCCCGAGCATGTCGCCGTTCCAGGTTTTTCGTTCGAGTCGTTCACGCAGCAACCCTCGGCCGTCGATACGACGGCCTCCCCGATGCAGATCGCGCGCTTCGTCGAGGCGTATCGCCGCCACGGTTATCGCGTCGCGCGGCTCGATCCGCTCGGGCTCGCGCCGCTGCCCGTCGTGCCGGAGCTTGCGCCGCGTTTCCATGGGCTCGATTCCGCGCAGTTGCGCATGCCCGACCAGGCGTTTCCGGCTGCGGTCACTGTCGCCGAATTAGAGCGGCAGTTGCGGCGCGTGTATTGCGGCGCGATCGGCCTCGACTGCGGCGGCATCCGCAGCGAGGCGCGGCGGCGCTGGCTGTTCGCGCGGATGGAGGCGGACCTGTTCGCGCCGCCGCCGACGCTCGCGCAACGCGGCGCGCTGCTGCGCCGGCTCGCCGCCGCCGAGATGTGGGAAGAGCATGTGGCGGATCGTTTCCCGCACGCGAAGCGGTTTTCGCTCGAAGGCTGCGAGAGCCTGATCCCGCTGCTCGACGCGGCGATTCACGAAGCCGCGCGGCGCGGCCTGCATCGGGTGTTTCTCGGGATGCCGCATCGCGGACGCCTGAACGCGCTCGTCAACGTGATGGACTTTCCGGCCGCGAAAATGCTCGCGTGCCTCGATCCGGAATCCGACGAAGCGGCCGCGCTGACCGACCTGCCGTATCACCTCGGCGGCACCGCGCGCACGCATACTCCGCACGGCGACGTGTCGGTGGTCCTCGCGCACAACCCGTCGCATCTGCAAAGCGTGTATCCGGTCGTGACCGGCATGGCGCGCGCGTGGCAGGACGAGCATCCGGACGCGGGCTGCGTGCCGGTCGTCGTGCACGGCGACGCGGCGTTCGCGGGCCAGGGCATCGTCGCGGAAACGCTGAACATGACGCGCCGTCCCGGCTACACGCCCGGCGGCACGATCCACGTGATCGTCAACAACCAGATCGGCTTCACGACGCCGAACCCAATGGACGTGTGCCAGCACGCGTACTGCACGGACATCGCGCGCTCGGTGGACGCGCCGGTCATCCACGTGAACGCCGACCATCCGGAGGACGTGGTGCGCGCGGTCGCGATCGCGTTCGACTACCGCGCGGTCCACGGTTCGGACATCGTGATCGACCTGCTGGGCTATCGCCGGCTCGGGCATTCGGAGCACGACATTCCGGCCGTCACGCAGCCGCTGCTGCAGGCGGCGATCGCCGCGCATCCGCGCGTCACCGAGCGCTATCACAAGGCGATCGACGCGCTCGTCCCGCTCGCGCAGGTGCGGAGCGCCGTGCTGCGCGAGATGCTGGAGCGGCCCGCCGGAGACAGCGCGTTCCCGGTCGCCGGCATCGACTGGCCGGCGTCGAAACCGGCTGGACAGCCGCTGTCGCTCGCGCGTCTCGAAGCATTGACGGCCGCGCTCACGCGGGTGCCGGCGAACTTCGAACTGCACGCGTTCGTGCGCGACGTGCTCGCGAAGTGGCAGTCCGCCGTTGCCGATGCGGACCACCCGGTGGACTGGTGCCAGGCCGAGAGCCTCGCGTATGCGACGCTGCTCGAAGAGGGCCACGGCGTGCGCATCTCGGGGATGGACGTCGGGCGCGGCACCTTCATGCACCGGCACGCGGTATGGCATGCGCAGTCCGCGCGTGACGGCGACGCCGATCATCATGTGCCGCTCAAGCACGTCGCTGAAAGACAAGGCGCGTTCGACATCGTGAACTCGCCGCTGACCGAGGAGGCGGTGCTCGGTTTCGAGTACGGCTACAGCGTGTCGTCGAAACGGCGGCTCACGATCTGGGAGGCGCAATTCGGCGATTTCGTCAACGGCGCGCAGGTGTTCATCGACCAGTACCTCGCGCCGGGCGAATACAAGTGGGGTTATCAGTCGGGCTTGACGGTGCTGCTGCCGCACGGTCACGAAGGCGTCGGTCCCGAGCATTCGAACGGTTTTCTCGGGCGTTTCCTGCAACTGTGCGCGGACGACAACCTGCGCGTCGCCGTTCCTTCGACGTCCGCGCAATGGTTCTATCTGCTGCGCGAGCAGGCGCTGTCGGCGCAGCCCAAACCGCTCGTCGTGATGTCGCCGAAATCGCAGTTGTACGGCAACGGGGCGTCGCATTCGCCGTTGCACGAACTGGCGGGCGGCGCGTTTGCGCCGGTGCTCGGCGACGCCGACGCGCCGGCCCGGGCGGTGACGCGCGCGGTGCTGTGCAGCGGCAAGCTCTATTACGAGCTGCTGAAGGCGCGCAACGACGCCCACGACGAAACCATTGCGCTGATCCGCGTCGAGCAGTTGTATCCGTTTCCGCACGATGCGCTGGAGCGGGCGCTCGCGCGTTATCCGAACCTGGCCGAAGTCGTATGGGCGCAGGAGGAGGATGCGAACCAGGGCGCATGGCGGTCGGTGCGTGACGCGCTCGAAAGCGTCGTGGCGGACGGCCTGCGGCTGACCAGCGTATGCCGGACCGCGACGCCGTCGGGCGCGCATGCGTCGGTCCGCACGCATCGCGACGAGCAGCGGCGGATCGTCGGGCAGGCGCTCGGGTTGTAG
- a CDS encoding methyl-accepting chemotaxis protein, which translates to MKISSLGIGARLSSAFALVVILLIGIAVLGVEHLNASNEKMDHIVSQRYRLIALSTQIKNNGYKANGILGNLLLVTSPEQARQYMDGYTAVRNANAEVYGKLDKLLTDDRSKALFQEQFQARGAYGGAVKKFFELVAANQQQDARDLYQGDLARLQDSYYVLVDKMVDYQAKAMEDDVAKAADDGQSAKIQMVLLSVFAIVIAAGTGFFITRSITRPIHRAVSVAEAVSGGDLTHHVQVDSNDEIGRLLAALRQMTENLHGLVSNVRKGTETITSASHEVASGNMDLSSRTEQQASALEQTAAAMEQLTSTVKHNADNAAEANQVASNASVVAAKGGDAVNRVVDTMSAINDSSRKIVDIIGVIEGIAFQTNILALNAAVEAARAGEHGRGFAVVASEVRSLAQRSAVAAKEIKTLIDDSVNHVEAGGRIVDEAGQIIREVVTNIQHVTAIVGEMSASSREQSDGIEQINRAVTQMDQVTQENAALVEESAAAAQAMRDQANQLTDMVSVFRLDETAHAPRRAVQRAEFRADFRAESRADSRDTAEPAEAVAPSLALSS; encoded by the coding sequence ATGAAGATTTCAAGTCTAGGGATCGGGGCCCGCCTCAGTTCTGCATTCGCTCTCGTCGTCATTTTGCTGATTGGTATCGCCGTCCTGGGCGTCGAGCACCTGAACGCCAGCAACGAAAAGATGGACCACATCGTCAGCCAGCGTTACCGGCTGATCGCGCTCAGCACCCAGATCAAGAACAACGGCTACAAGGCCAACGGCATTCTCGGCAATCTGCTGCTGGTCACGTCGCCGGAGCAGGCCAGGCAGTACATGGACGGCTACACGGCTGTTCGAAATGCGAACGCCGAAGTCTACGGGAAGCTCGACAAGCTGCTCACCGACGACCGCAGCAAGGCGCTGTTCCAGGAGCAGTTCCAGGCGCGCGGCGCGTACGGCGGCGCGGTCAAGAAGTTCTTCGAACTCGTCGCCGCGAACCAGCAGCAGGACGCCCGCGATCTCTACCAGGGCGACCTCGCGCGGCTGCAGGACAGCTATTACGTGCTGGTCGACAAGATGGTCGACTACCAGGCGAAGGCGATGGAGGACGACGTCGCGAAGGCGGCCGACGACGGCCAGTCGGCGAAGATCCAGATGGTGCTGCTGTCGGTGTTCGCGATCGTGATCGCGGCCGGAACGGGCTTCTTCATCACGCGCAGCATCACGCGGCCGATCCATCGCGCGGTCAGCGTCGCCGAGGCGGTGTCGGGCGGCGATCTCACGCATCACGTCCAGGTTGACTCGAACGACGAAATCGGCCGGCTGCTCGCCGCACTGCGGCAGATGACCGAGAACCTGCACGGCCTCGTGTCGAACGTGCGCAAGGGCACCGAGACGATCACCAGCGCGTCGCACGAAGTCGCGAGCGGGAACATGGATCTGTCGAGCCGCACCGAGCAGCAGGCGAGCGCGCTGGAGCAGACGGCCGCCGCGATGGAGCAGCTGACGTCCACCGTCAAGCACAACGCGGACAACGCGGCCGAGGCGAACCAGGTCGCGTCGAACGCGTCGGTCGTCGCGGCGAAGGGCGGCGACGCGGTGAACCGCGTCGTCGACACGATGAGCGCGATCAACGACTCGTCGCGCAAGATCGTGGACATCATCGGCGTGATCGAAGGCATCGCGTTCCAGACCAACATCCTCGCGCTGAACGCGGCGGTCGAAGCGGCGCGCGCGGGCGAACACGGCCGCGGTTTCGCGGTTGTCGCGAGCGAGGTGCGCAGCCTCGCGCAGCGCAGCGCCGTCGCCGCGAAGGAAATCAAGACGCTGATCGATGACTCGGTCAATCACGTCGAGGCCGGCGGCCGCATCGTCGACGAAGCCGGGCAGATCATCCGCGAGGTCGTGACGAACATCCAGCACGTGACGGCGATCGTCGGCGAGATGAGCGCGTCGAGCCGCGAACAGAGCGACGGCATCGAGCAGATCAACCGCGCGGTCACGCAGATGGATCAGGTCACGCAGGAAAACGCCGCGCTCGTCGAGGAAAGCGCCGCCGCCGCGCAGGCGATGCGCGATCAGGCGAACCAGTTGACGGACATGGTCAGCGTGTTCCGCCTCGACGAAACCGCGCATGCGCCGAGGCGCGCGGTCCAGCGGGCTGAATTTCGGGCCGATTTTCGGGCTGAATCTCGGGCTGATTCGCGCGACACCGCGGAGCCGGCCGAAGCGGTCGCGCCGTCGCTCGCGCTCAGCAGCTAA
- a CDS encoding SDR family oxidoreductase, which yields MTQPDRLRGKGALVTGSSNGLGLAIAKALAAAGCDIVLHGLEAPEDVAPTAAGLAAEFGVEVGYVHADLASAAGVDALLDAAQGQLRTLDVLVNNAVVRHFAPLDAFPLDRWNDALAVNVTAAFRAIQRALPGMRERGFGRILNMTSVYGTRAVANRVDYVTTKTALLGLTRSVAIETVGQGITCNALCPGSVLTPNIDGRIHELMDARGLDRGDAVREFLKGKQPGGELIDAAHVGELAAFLCGPAGSQITGALMPIEGGWLAG from the coding sequence ATGACGCAACCGGACAGGCTCCGCGGCAAGGGCGCGCTCGTCACCGGCTCGTCGAACGGCCTTGGGCTGGCGATCGCGAAGGCGCTCGCGGCGGCGGGCTGCGATATCGTGCTGCACGGCCTCGAAGCGCCGGAGGACGTCGCGCCGACGGCGGCCGGCCTCGCGGCGGAATTCGGCGTCGAAGTCGGTTACGTGCACGCGGATCTCGCGAGCGCGGCGGGTGTCGATGCGCTGCTCGACGCGGCACAAGGGCAGCTTCGCACGCTCGACGTGCTCGTGAACAACGCGGTGGTGCGCCACTTCGCGCCGCTCGACGCGTTCCCGCTCGACCGCTGGAACGACGCGCTCGCGGTGAACGTGACGGCGGCGTTCCGCGCGATCCAGCGCGCGCTGCCCGGCATGCGCGAGCGCGGCTTCGGCCGCATCCTGAACATGACGTCCGTGTACGGCACGCGCGCGGTCGCGAACCGCGTCGATTACGTGACGACGAAAACCGCGCTGCTCGGGCTCACGCGCTCGGTCGCGATCGAGACGGTCGGGCAGGGCATCACGTGCAACGCGCTGTGTCCGGGTTCGGTGCTGACGCCGAACATCGACGGGCGCATCCACGAACTGATGGACGCGCGCGGGCTCGATCGCGGCGACGCGGTGCGCGAGTTCCTGAAGGGCAAGCAGCCGGGCGGCGAGCTGATCGACGCCGCGCACGTCGGCGAACTGGCCGCGTTCCTGTGCGGGCCGGCCGGCAGCCAGATCACCGGCGCGCTGATGCCGATCGAAGGAGGCTGGCTTGCAGGCTGA
- a CDS encoding MFS transporter: MHADASIGARLDRLPLSGFHWRLLGLIAAGMYFDSFDIYIAGTVLAAMIHSGESTLSQNAMFVSVTFIGMMTGAWLSGWLGDRFGRRFCYQFNLGIYGFASIAGALAPSIDWLIFFRLVMGIGMGAEIVVGYGTLSEFIPASWRGRFGTVLNLIINTSLFLSTFLGWLIVPQYGWRWMFAIAGCGALFVWFLRKSMPESPRWLAEHGRGEEALRIVERIETECGTTPAQAATPAPAPIAAGSEGRMADLFSRRLLARTITAVVVLVALFVVNYAFVSWIPTFLVKQGHSVSSSLGLTAVMFAGGPVGSLVAFFLAERLGRKWGIVLFSLVCAGFGVAYPFAQSATAIAALGFAITACIYVLSSFSVATYVPELFPTGLRLRGSGLANTVGRGVSIFVPFAVAGAFTRFGIAGVLTLIVGTLLAQALIVGLLGTETRRRSLESIAADIAGTDGAQKEGGAGDAAAAVVE; the protein is encoded by the coding sequence ATGCACGCTGATGCAAGCATCGGAGCACGCCTCGACAGACTGCCGCTCTCCGGATTCCATTGGCGGCTGCTGGGCCTGATCGCGGCGGGCATGTACTTCGATTCGTTCGATATCTACATCGCCGGCACCGTGCTCGCCGCGATGATCCACAGCGGCGAATCCACGCTCAGCCAGAACGCGATGTTCGTGTCGGTCACGTTCATCGGCATGATGACGGGCGCATGGCTGTCCGGCTGGCTCGGCGACCGCTTCGGCCGCCGCTTCTGCTACCAGTTCAACCTCGGCATCTACGGCTTCGCGTCGATTGCCGGCGCGCTCGCGCCGTCGATCGACTGGCTGATCTTCTTCCGCCTCGTGATGGGGATCGGCATGGGCGCGGAAATCGTCGTCGGTTACGGCACGCTCAGCGAATTCATCCCGGCGTCGTGGCGCGGGCGCTTCGGCACCGTGCTGAACCTCATCATCAACACGTCGCTGTTCCTGTCGACGTTCCTCGGCTGGCTGATCGTGCCGCAATACGGCTGGCGCTGGATGTTCGCGATCGCGGGCTGCGGCGCGCTGTTCGTCTGGTTCCTGCGCAAGTCGATGCCCGAGTCGCCGCGCTGGCTCGCGGAGCACGGCCGCGGCGAAGAGGCGCTGCGGATCGTCGAGCGCATCGAGACCGAATGCGGGACGACTCCGGCGCAAGCGGCGACGCCCGCGCCGGCCCCGATCGCGGCCGGCAGCGAAGGCCGGATGGCCGACCTGTTCTCGCGCCGGCTGCTCGCGCGCACCATCACCGCCGTCGTCGTGCTCGTCGCGCTGTTCGTCGTGAACTATGCGTTCGTGAGCTGGATCCCGACGTTCCTCGTCAAGCAGGGGCATAGCGTGTCCAGCTCGCTCGGCCTGACCGCCGTGATGTTCGCGGGCGGCCCGGTCGGCTCGCTGGTCGCGTTTTTCCTCGCCGAGCGGCTGGGCCGGAAATGGGGCATCGTACTGTTTTCGCTGGTGTGCGCGGGGTTCGGCGTCGCGTATCCGTTCGCGCAGTCGGCCACTGCGATCGCGGCGCTCGGCTTCGCGATCACCGCATGCATCTACGTGCTGTCGTCGTTCAGCGTCGCGACCTACGTGCCGGAACTGTTCCCGACCGGACTGCGGCTGCGCGGCTCGGGCCTCGCGAACACGGTGGGCCGCGGCGTCAGCATCTTCGTGCCGTTCGCGGTGGCGGGCGCGTTCACCCGCTTCGGCATCGCCGGGGTGCTGACGCTGATCGTCGGCACGCTGCTGGCGCAGGCGCTGATCGTCGGCCTGCTCGGCACCGAAACGCGCCGCCGCTCGCTGGAGTCGATCGCGGCGGACATCGCCGGCACGGACGGCGCGCAGAAGGAAGGCGGCGCGGGCGACGCGGCGGCAGCCGTCGTCGAATGA